One Setaria viridis chromosome 5, Setaria_viridis_v4.0, whole genome shotgun sequence genomic region harbors:
- the LOC117855446 gene encoding mitogen-activated protein kinase kinase kinase 18: MVMMKQLRRVRTLGRGASGAVVWLASDEASGELLAVKSARAAAAAAQLRREGRVLEGLSSPHIVPCLGARAAAGGEYQLLLEFAPGGSLADEAARSAGGRLEERDIRAYAGDVARGLAYLHARALVHGDVKARNVVIGADGRARLTDFGCARPVESARPIGGTPAFMAPEVARGEEQGPAADVWALGCTVVEMATGRAPWSDMDDLLAAVHRIGYTDAVPEVPAWLSAEAKDFLASCFKRRASARPTAAQLLAHPFLASAAAVRDLPAKQEFPSPKSTLHDAFWDSDTEDEADEMSTGAAERIGALACAASALPDWDSDEGWIDLQGDDRSETVDDAPPATAEASAAAEDYFVWAEPSDAAEFEQFFATAATDVSDLLHLPRIAGVTVCTAAISQASYLPMYLGVHENKIPHPFDDDGIETAESRGACNRNRVKIKRISLKIPVFAITWLASPVPFMCVRPHTNDADRDRTRAPTANPAVPSLAR, encoded by the coding sequence ATGGTGATGATGAAGCAGCTCCGGCGGGTGCGCACGCTGGGGCgcggcgcgtcgggcgccgTGGTGTGGCTGGCCTCCGACGAGGcctccggcgagctgctggcGGTCAAgtcggcgcgcgccgcggccgccgcggcgcagctCCGGCGCGAGGGACGCGTCCTGGAGGGCCTCTCCTCGCCGCACATCGTGCCCTGcctcggcgcccgcgccgcggctgGTGGGGAGTACCAGCTCCTCCTCGAGTTCGCGCCCGGCGGCTCGCTCGCCGACGAGGCCGCCAGGAGCGCCGGGGGCCGCCTCGAGGAACGCGACATCCGGGCCTACGCCGGGGACGTGGCGCGCGGGCTGGCGTACCTccacgcgcgcgcgctcgtGCACGGGGACGTCAAGGCCCGGAACGTGGTGATCGGAGCCGATGGCCGCGCCAGGCTCACCGACTTCGGCTGCGCCAGGCCCGTCGAGTCCGCGCGCCCGATCGGGGGCACCCCGGCGTTCATGGCACCCGAGGTGGCCCGCGGGGAGGAGCAGGGCCCGGCCGCCGACGTCTGGGCGCTCGGCTGCACGGTCGTCGAGATGGCCACGGGGCGCGCGCCGTGGAGCGACATGGacgacctcctcgccgcggtCCACCGGATCGGGTACACCGACGCCGTACCGGAGGTGCCCGCGTGGCTGTCGGCGGAGGCCAAGGACTTCCTGGCCAGCTGCTTCAAGAGGCGCGCCAGCGCCCGGCCCACGGCCGCACAACTCCTGGCGCACCCgttcctcgcctccgccgcggccgtccgTGACCTGCCGGCGAAGCAGGAGTTCCCGTCCCCCAAGAGCACGCTGCACGACGCGTTCTGGGACTCGGACACCGAGGATGAGGCGGACGAGATGTCGACGGGCGCCGCAGAGAGGATCGGCGCATTGGCGTGCGCCGCGTCCGCCCTGCCCGACTGGGACTCCGACGAAGGCTGGATCGACCTGCAGGGCGACGACCGCTCGGAAACTGTCGATGACGCAccaccggcgacggcggaggccagcgccgccgccgaggactaCTTCGTCTGGGCGGAACCATCAGATGCAGCAGAGTTCGAGCAGTtcttcgccaccgccgccacagaTGTCAGCGACCTTCTCCATCTTCCGCGCATCGCAGGAGTAACTGTTTGCACCGCCGCCATTAGCCAGGCCAGTTACTTGCCAATGTATCTAGGCGTGCATGAAAATAAAATCCCACACCCGTTCGATGACGACGGGATCGAAACGGCGGAATCCCGCGGTGCTTGTAACAGGAACAGAGTAAAAATCAAACGAATTTCGCTCAAAATTCCCGTATTTGCCATCACCTGGTTGGCGAGCCCCGTACCCTTCATGTGCGTACGCCCCCACACCAATGACGCCGACCGCGATCGGACTCGTGCGCCAACAGCAAATCCGGCTGTACCATCATTAGCAAGGTAG